A genome region from Triticum aestivum cultivar Chinese Spring chromosome 2B, IWGSC CS RefSeq v2.1, whole genome shotgun sequence includes the following:
- the LOC123038761 gene encoding obtusifoliol 14-alpha demethylase-like, whose amino-acid sequence MDMERVTIHTAACFTIAFVVLTTIISKIIARIRTVHLVRKGERSPITLRPPHVVSGAPLMAALLTLVTPKKGLHAAIHELHMKMGSVFTVNLFGLKKVTFLVGPEVTPHFFKGSPSDIDFGDTAKIIVPVLGPGVLFGVDMATRNEQIRFCTKAIQPARLRRDVHSMVCEVEDYFAKWGQSGTVDLKHELGHLIVLIANRCLLGNEIKVNNLEEVSKLLHELFENSFHMINLFFPHLPIPPHRRRDEARARLGEILHEIVRSRRRISPARVMDNNDDNEGDVLQSFIDSKYSDGRSMTESEIVGLLIAILFAGQHTSSSSSTWTGACLLSNQKYMTAAMEEQQKIIEQNGEPIDYTILSKMDTLRFCIKEALRLYSPTPLLLRHAHKSFAVQTRDGMEYEIPEGHALACSIAVSNKLPYIFKNPNVYDPCRFGPGREEDKTGGKFSDISFGAGRYSCLGQDYAFMQIKVIWSYLLRNFELELISPFPELENDKILPGPRGNVMVTYRRMSIVT is encoded by the exons ATGGACATGGAGAGGGTCACAATACACACGGCAGCATGTTTCACCATAGCATTCGTGGTTCTCACCACGATCATCTCCAAGATCATTGCAAGAATCAGAACCGTTCATCTTGTGCGCAAAGGAGAAAGATCACCAATTACTCTGCGCCCACCACATGTTGTGAGTGGAGCTCCTCTAATGGCAGCCCTGCTCACACTTGTGACGCCCAAGAAGGGTTTACATGCTGCAATCCATGAACTACACATGAAGATGGGAAGTGTGTTCACAGTGAACCTTTTTGGGCTAAAGAAG GTTACATTTTTGGTTGGGCCAGAGGTCACTCCTCATTTCTTCAAGGGATCGCCATCCGATATCGACTTCGGGGATACAGCTAAGATCATTGTGCCCGTCCTCGGTCCAGGAGTTCTGTTTGGTGTGGACATGGCTACCAGGAATGAGCAGATCCGATTTTGTACCAAGGCGATACAGCCGGCGAGGTTGCGAAGAGATGTTCATTCCATGGTTTGCGAAGTGGAG GACTACTTTGCAAAATGGGGACAAAGTGGCACGGTTGATTTAAAGCATGAGCTTGGCCACCTAATCGTGTTGATCGCAAACAGATGCTTGCTTGGCAATGAGATCAAAGtcaacaacttggaagaagtgtcAAAACTCCTCCATGAACTATTTGAAAACAGCTTCCACATGATCAACTTATTCTTCCCGCACCTCCCAATTCCGCCGCACCGCCGACGCGACGAAGCGCGTGCAAGGCTGGGAGAAATACTCCACGAGATAGTGAGATCACGTAGAAGAATTAGCCCAGCCCGAGTTATGGACAACAATGATGACAACGAAGGCGATGTGTTGCAGAGCTTCATAGACTCAAAATACAGTGACGGCCGATCCATGACAGAGAGTGAGATCGTCGGGCTACTCATTGCCATCTTGTTCGCCGGGCAGCATACGAGCTCAAGTAGCAGCACCTGGACAGGAGCTTGCCTGCTAAGCAATCAAAAGTACATGACAGCTGCCATGGAAGAGCAACAGAAAATCATTGAGCAAAATGGAGAACCCATTGACTACACCATCTTGTCAAAGATGGATACCTTGCGTTTCTGTATCAAAGAGGCACTGAGGCTTTATTCTCCGACGCCATTATTACTTCGTCATGCACACAAGAGCTTCGCTGTGCAAACCAGAGATGGCATGGAATATGAGATCCCAGAAGGGCATGCTTTGGCGTGCTCCATAGCAGTAAGCAACAAGTTGCCTTACATATTTAAGAACCCTAATGTGTATGATCCATGCCGGTTTGGCCCAGGAAGAGAGGAGGACAAAACTGGCGGCAAGTTTTCAGACATATCGTTTGGTGCTGGGAGGTATTCTTGCTTGGGACAGGATTATGCTTTCATGCAAATCAAGGTGATATGGAGCTATTTGCTGAGGAACTTCGAGCTTGAGTTGATCTCTCCTTTCCCCGAATTAGAGAATGATAAAATATTACCAGGACCTAGAGGAAATGTGATGGTTACCTACAGGAGAATGTCAATAGTTACTTAG
- the LOC123043132 gene encoding UDP-glucose flavonoid 3-O-glucosyltransferase 7, which yields MDASMAPTEGDEQPPLRMLFFRFLLPGHLIPMADMAALFAARGVRCTILTTPLQASTIRSIVDRANTSLGSVDVVVVPFPDVGLPPSAESGTGLTSKDYNDRFLRTAELLQEPFRRFLSSHHAEIDAVVSDGLFHWSVDDAAEHGIPRITFLGTSMFARSCTEAMLRSNPFEVCSDDPATVISLPGLPHRVVELRGQMMDPVKRPHEWALFQLIHAADRRSYGELFNSFHELEPAYAEHYRATLHRRAWLVGPVALASGSGKDVTSRGAVAGALSPESIGCLRWLDEKPASSVLYVSFGTMTIFSPEQMRELARGLDLSGKNFLWVIANGSASTDLCMPDGFPMAHRGYIVRGWAPQVLILNHPAVGGYMTHCGWNSTLEAVSAGVPMVTWPRYADQFHNEKLVAEVLEVGVGVGAEDYATWMETHRLIGSEVIAESIRKVMKKETMWKKAEELGAKARAAVEKGGSSYDDVGQLMEELMARRCSGRTARGQL from the coding sequence ATGGATGCATCCATGGCGCCAACGGAGGGTGACGAGCAACCCCCGTTGCGCATGCTCTTCTTCCGGTTCCTCCTCCCCGGCCACCTCATCCCGATGGCCGACATGGCCGCGCTCTTCGCCGCCCGTGGCGTTAGGTGCACCATCCTCACCACACCCTTGCAAGCTTCGACCATCCGCTCCATCGTCGACCGTGCCAACACTTCCCTGGGGTCAGTGGATGTTGTCGTCGTTCCTTTCCCCGACGTCGGGCTTCCCCCCAGCGCCGAGAGCGGGACTGGCCTAACATCCAAGGACTACAACGACAGGTTCCTTCGGACGGCGGAGCTGCTCCAGGAGCCCTTCCGCCGCTTCCTGTCCAGCCACCACGCCGAGATCGACGCCGTCGTCTCCGACGGCCTCTTCCACTGGTCCGTGGATGACGCCGCAGAGCATGGAATCCCACGCATCACGTTCCTCGGCACCAGCATGTTCGCCCGTTCCTGCACCGAAGCCATGCTCCGCAGCAACCCGTTCGAGGTGTGCTCCGACGACCCAGCCACCGTTATCTCTCTGCCGGGGCTGCCGCACCGGGTGGTGGAGCTGCGGGGGCAGATGATGGACCCTGTGAAGCGGCCACATGAGTGGGCATTGTTCCAGCTAATCCACGCCGCGGACCGGCGGAGCTACGGAGAGCTCTTCAACAGCTTCCACGAGCTGGAGCCGGCCTACGCCGAGCACTACCGCGCCACCCTCCACCGCCGAGCTTGGCTTGTCGGCCCGGTTGCGCTCGCAAGCGGCAGCGGGAAGGACGTGACGTCAAGAGGTGCCGTTGCGGGCGCGCTCTCACCGGAGTCCATCGGGTGCCTGCGGTGGCTCGACGAGAAGCCGGCCAGCTCAGTGTTGTACGTCTCCTTCGGCACTATGACAATCTTCTCGCCGGAGCAGATGCGGGAGCTCGCCCGCGGCCTTGACCTCTCGGGCAAAAACTTCCTGTGGGTCATCGCCAATGGCAGTGCATCAACAGATCTGTGTATGCCAGACGGGTTCCCGATGGCGCACCGCGGGTACATCGTCCGGGGCTGGGCGCCGCAGGTGCTCATCTTGAACCACCCCGCCGTGGGTGGTTACATGacgcactgcgggtggaactcCACGCTCGAGGCTGTGAGCGCCGGCGTGCCGATGGTGACGTGGCCGCGGTACGCCGACCAGTTTCACAACGAGAAGCTCGTCGCGGAGGTGCTTGAGGTGGGCGTCGGCGTCGGTGCGGAGGACTACGCAACATGGATGGAGACCCACCGACTTATCGGCAGCGAGGTGATCGCCGAATCCATCAGGAAAGTGATGAAAAAGGAGACGATGTGGAAGAAGGCTGAGGAGCTCGGCGCCAAGGCGAGGGCCGCCGTGGAGAAGGGCGGGTCGTCCTACGATGATGTAGGGCAGCTCATGGAAGAGTTGATGGCCCGCCGGTGCTCTGGACGTACGGCTCGTGGACAATTGTGA